One stretch of Thermoprotei archaeon DNA includes these proteins:
- a CDS encoding UbiA family prenyltransferase: MGTIEKIIDLIKMTRPLNGLMMGIAAFIGAFVVMGFFIDIRTILIIFIIGFALNGASMIVNDYVDRPIDLINRPDRPLVKGIVKPDEALSLAAVLISIGIFLSLYLGLLPLIIAAIALIVSLIYNIWGKRMGFIGNLMVAFDTAIPFIFGGSVAWVLTGFISNSQIYVSINYIINLYDSIWVTPILLSILAFLSNVGREIVKGIADISGDRIAGIKTIAIVYGSKTAGRAATAFILSAIALSPLPYVFGLLGISYIIIVMFADIIFIYYMIKLLRNLDPKNAYIVKNGLLKAMLLSLIAFVIGRVI; encoded by the coding sequence ATGGGGACTATCGAGAAAATTATTGATCTAATAAAAATGACCAGACCTCTTAATGGGCTCATGATGGGGATTGCGGCGTTTATTGGTGCCTTTGTGGTAATGGGTTTCTTTATTGATATTAGAACAATACTTATTATTTTTATTATTGGTTTCGCACTTAACGGTGCCTCTATGATAGTAAATGATTATGTTGATCGACCTATAGATTTGATCAATAGACCTGATAGACCATTAGTAAAAGGTATTGTAAAACCTGATGAAGCTTTATCTTTAGCGGCTGTGCTGATAAGCATTGGTATCTTTTTATCATTATACTTAGGTCTTCTACCATTAATAATAGCAGCCATAGCCTTAATCGTTTCATTAATATATAATATATGGGGTAAGAGAATGGGATTCATAGGTAATCTTATGGTTGCGTTCGACACAGCCATTCCCTTTATTTTTGGCGGTTCTGTTGCATGGGTTTTAACTGGTTTCATAAGTAATTCACAAATTTATGTAAGTATCAATTATATAATAAACCTATACGATAGTATTTGGGTCACTCCAATACTTCTTAGTATTCTTGCGTTTTTATCTAATGTTGGACGTGAAATTGTAAAAGGCATTGCTGATATATCAGGTGATAGAATAGCAGGCATAAAGACAATCGCTATAGTTTATGGTAGTAAAACTGCTGGTAGAGCTGCAACTGCGTTCATTCTGAGCGCTATAGCATTAAGTCCTCTTCCATATGTTTTTGGTTTGCTTGGTATCTCATATATTATCATTGTTATGTTCGCAGACATCATTTTTATTTATTATATGATTAAATTATTAAGAAATCTTGATCCTAAAAATGCATACATTGTGAAAAATGGTCTTTTGAAAGCAATGCTTTTATCCTTGATCGCTTTTGTTATTGGAAGAGTGATCTAA
- the endA gene encoding tRNA-intron lyase codes for MVEQKGQTKIKDNEIIIDDPKMIKELYDSGYGVIVNHQLKLETFEALYLIEKGNIILIDNDRVLTPEESIDRLSKIDQKLWIKYTIYSDLRNRGYIVKSGFAHDDIEFRVYERDAKPGKEPAKYLVRVLVEGEPIFMKKLMDMVKNARDSRKDLVIAIIDAQGDIAYYEVSEVHV; via the coding sequence GTGGTAGAGCAAAAGGGCCAGACGAAGATTAAGGATAATGAGATAATAATTGATGATCCGAAGATGATTAAAGAACTTTATGATTCAGGTTATGGTGTCATCGTTAATCATCAATTAAAATTAGAGACTTTTGAGGCATTATACTTAATTGAAAAAGGAAATATCATTCTTATTGACAACGATCGTGTCTTAACTCCTGAAGAATCTATTGATCGCCTTTCTAAGATTGATCAGAAACTATGGATAAAGTACACAATTTATAGTGATTTAAGGAATAGGGGGTATATAGTTAAATCTGGTTTTGCACATGATGATATTGAGTTTAGGGTTTATGAAAGGGATGCTAAGCCTGGCAAAGAACCAGCGAAGTATTTAGTTAGGGTCCTTGTTGAGGGTGAACCAATTTTTATGAAAAAATTAATGGACATGGTTAAGAATGCTAGAGACTCTAGGAAAGATTTGGTAATAGCTATTATAGATGCGCAAGGTGACATTGCTTATTATGAGGTAAGTGAGGTGCATGTGTGA
- a CDS encoding RtcB family protein, translating into MNYSPDMRVPVRVYASEELLGKMRSDRTLWQASNVAKLPGIQKFAVVMPDGHEGYGFPVGGVAAFDYEEGIVSPGGIGYDINCGVRLIRTSLTKKDVIPKLKQLVDLLYENIPSGVGSEGKIKASMQQLDEILLGGAQRVIEMGYGWSEDKYRIEEYGKLPYADPSKVSITAKRRGAPETGTLGSGNHFLEVDIVREVYDEEAAKAFGLFEGQITVLVHCGSRGLGHQVCSDYLKILEGYARQKNIKLPDRELAYAFLKDRAAQDYIGAMASAANFAFANRQFITYWVRETFEKIFRQTAESLEMHLVYDVAHNILKIEEHDVNGKRLKLAVHRKGATRSFPKDHPELIPQYKPVGQPVLIPGSMGTASWVLVGNEQAMQMSFGSTAHGAGRTMSRAAATRTHNYRKLLEELNTRGIYIRAENVGTVVEEAPDAYKNVDEVVEVTSNVGIARKVAKLTPIGVVKG; encoded by the coding sequence ATGAATTATAGTCCAGACATGAGAGTGCCTGTTAGAGTTTATGCTAGTGAGGAATTATTAGGCAAGATGAGGAGTGATAGAACATTATGGCAGGCTAGTAATGTAGCAAAATTACCAGGTATACAGAAATTTGCAGTTGTTATGCCAGACGGTCATGAGGGTTATGGTTTTCCGGTAGGTGGAGTGGCTGCATTTGATTATGAAGAGGGCATAGTCAGTCCGGGTGGAATAGGTTATGATATTAACTGTGGTGTCAGGCTCATTCGAACAAGTTTGACAAAAAAAGATGTAATACCAAAATTAAAACAATTAGTTGATTTATTGTATGAAAATATACCGTCCGGAGTAGGTAGTGAAGGAAAAATAAAGGCCAGTATGCAACAATTAGACGAAATACTTTTGGGAGGAGCTCAACGTGTTATTGAAATGGGATACGGCTGGAGTGAGGATAAATACAGAATTGAAGAGTATGGGAAGCTTCCCTACGCAGATCCAAGCAAAGTTTCCATAACAGCTAAACGACGTGGTGCACCAGAAACTGGAACTCTAGGTAGCGGAAACCATTTTCTTGAGGTTGATATAGTAAGGGAAGTTTATGATGAAGAAGCAGCAAAAGCATTCGGACTTTTTGAAGGACAAATCACTGTATTAGTACATTGTGGTTCTAGAGGGCTCGGTCATCAAGTATGCAGTGACTATTTAAAAATACTAGAAGGTTATGCTCGACAAAAAAACATTAAACTGCCTGATAGAGAACTTGCATATGCATTTCTTAAGGATAGAGCAGCTCAAGATTATATAGGTGCTATGGCTTCCGCAGCAAACTTTGCATTTGCAAACAGACAATTCATAACATACTGGGTCAGAGAAACGTTTGAAAAAATATTTAGACAAACTGCAGAAAGCCTTGAGATGCATCTTGTATACGATGTAGCTCATAACATATTAAAAATCGAGGAACATGATGTTAATGGGAAACGTTTGAAACTAGCAGTCCACCGAAAAGGCGCTACACGAAGTTTCCCCAAAGACCATCCAGAACTCATACCACAGTATAAGCCTGTAGGACAGCCTGTGCTTATTCCTGGTTCGATGGGGACAGCAAGCTGGGTTTTGGTCGGTAATGAGCAAGCTATGCAGATGTCTTTTGGAAGCACAGCGCATGGAGCTGGTAGAACAATGAGCCGAGCAGCTGCGACGAGGACACATAATTATCGCAAACTACTTGAAGAACTAAACACACGTGGTATATATATAAGAGCTGAAAACGTTGGGACAGTAGTGGAAGAAGCACCAGATGCGTACAAAAATGTAGATGAGGTAGTAGAGGTTACAAGTAATGTAGGAATTGCGAGAAAAGTTGCCAAACTCACACCAATAGGAGTTGTAAAAGGCTAG